ATTTATTAAAGTCTCATTCGGTTTTTAGTGTCTGATATAAGGATTTCTAAATTTTGGCAATACGCTTTTCATATTTGCTGAAGTTGCCTTTAGATAATTGGTATACTGCATCAAGTTTGACGCCTAACTCGTATTTGTTATCATTATCAATAAATGCTTTTATTTGTCCTGATGTGTAATTCTGTAATGTTTCTTTACTTTTCGTTCCTTGGTTTTT
The genomic region above belongs to uncultured Paludibacter sp. and contains:
- a CDS encoding hypothetical protein (Evidence 5 : Unknown function) is translated as MSFTKNQGTKSKETLQNYTSGQIKAFIDNDNKYELGVKLDAVYQLSKGNFSKYEKRIAKI